One Dokdonia sp. Dokd-P16 genomic window carries:
- a CDS encoding glycosyltransferase family 4 protein, giving the protein MKRKRLLYVGNALSNKGKTVTTIETLSLLLRQEGYDVEVTSTISNKLLRMFGMMRALLRSRKSIDTVLIDTYSTSNFWFAVIIASLCRTYSIPYIPILHGGNLPERLINNKKTCKKLFTKAAVNVVPSGYLYNAFAKAGFSNITYIPNTIELEKYPFKERTVFQPNLLWVRSFAEIYNPLMAIQVLEKLYQQYPEATLTMVGPDKDGSLALCEAYVRKHNLPLHFTGRLSKEAWTSLAQDHDVFISTTNFDNTPVSVMEAMALGLPVVSTNVGGMPYLIQDTVDGLLSAPEDVAAFSEKLSELLENTASTKKIVLNARQKVETFDWIVVKEQWHKVLC; this is encoded by the coding sequence ATGAAAAGAAAAAGACTCCTATATGTAGGCAACGCGTTATCCAATAAAGGGAAGACGGTCACCACTATTGAGACCCTTAGTTTATTGCTGAGGCAGGAAGGCTATGATGTTGAGGTAACGTCAACAATATCAAATAAGTTACTTCGCATGTTCGGTATGATGCGTGCATTATTACGTTCTCGCAAAAGTATAGACACTGTTCTCATAGATACGTATAGTACCTCAAATTTTTGGTTTGCTGTCATCATTGCTAGTTTATGTAGAACCTACAGTATTCCGTATATCCCAATTTTACATGGGGGTAATTTGCCAGAACGTTTAATTAACAACAAAAAGACATGTAAGAAACTCTTTACCAAAGCAGCGGTGAACGTGGTTCCTAGTGGGTATTTATATAACGCTTTCGCGAAAGCGGGATTCTCAAATATCACTTACATTCCTAACACCATTGAATTAGAGAAGTATCCATTTAAAGAGCGAACAGTATTTCAACCCAACTTATTATGGGTTCGATCGTTTGCCGAAATTTATAATCCGTTGATGGCGATTCAAGTGCTTGAAAAATTATATCAACAGTATCCTGAAGCTACATTAACGATGGTTGGGCCAGATAAGGATGGGAGTTTAGCCCTTTGCGAGGCCTATGTAAGGAAGCATAATCTCCCTTTACATTTTACGGGTAGATTATCCAAAGAAGCTTGGACATCCCTAGCGCAAGATCATGATGTTTTTATAAGTACGACAAATTTTGACAATACTCCTGTAAGTGTGATGGAGGCTATGGCACTTGGACTACCAGTAGTATCTACAAATGTAGGCGGAATGCCATATCTTATTCAGGACACTGTAGATGGTCTATTATCAGCTCCAGAGGATGTTGCTGCTTTTTCAGAAAAGCTAAGTGAGTTGCTTGAGAATACAGCTAGCACAAAGAAAATAGTATTGAATGCTCGTCAAAAAGTAGAAACCTTTGATTGGATCGTGGTAAAAGAGCAATGGCATAAAGTGCTCTGCTAA
- a CDS encoding DUF4105 domain-containing protein → MKNLILLAFLCFSTLGFTQNTFISLSDEASINLITIGPGAVLNDAFGHNAIHVRDYKKGLDIVFNYGKFNFKTPNFYLKFARGKLLYEVGVDKYDDFEYSYKLQQRWIESQELQLTQDQKQDIFEFLVNNAKEENKYYKYDFFYDNCSTRPFEIIKDEANVTMSYDHQEAGMTHRDLIHEYVSWNTWGSMGIDIALGSVIDRTATPEEYLFLPHELMYAFQEATIQTPSGTLPLVKETKTVFSPQIKHRYSTNFLLSPLFILGLLAGLIIYKTYKDHKNENPLGWLDTSILLITGLIGVVVFLLWFGTDHNATAWNYNLLWAFPFHILAAFAVKKAQPPQWVYPYMKLAVIMMSLLFFHWIIGVQRFALSLLPLLIAVTIRYVFILRRIKLTRTNGNEE, encoded by the coding sequence ATGAAAAACCTAATTCTCTTAGCTTTTCTGTGCTTCTCTACGCTGGGATTTACACAGAATACATTCATTAGTCTATCTGATGAGGCATCTATCAATCTAATCACCATAGGCCCTGGAGCTGTACTCAATGACGCTTTTGGTCACAATGCAATTCACGTACGTGATTATAAGAAAGGGTTAGATATCGTATTTAACTACGGCAAGTTTAACTTTAAAACTCCTAACTTCTATCTAAAGTTTGCGAGAGGTAAACTTTTATATGAAGTAGGTGTAGATAAGTATGACGACTTTGAATATAGTTATAAGCTCCAGCAAAGATGGATTGAGTCTCAAGAGCTGCAACTCACTCAAGATCAGAAGCAAGATATTTTTGAGTTTTTAGTAAATAATGCTAAAGAAGAAAACAAATATTACAAATATGATTTCTTCTACGATAATTGCTCTACAAGACCATTTGAGATCATCAAAGATGAAGCTAATGTAACAATGAGCTATGATCATCAAGAAGCTGGCATGACACACCGTGATCTCATACACGAATACGTGTCATGGAACACTTGGGGAAGTATGGGAATTGATATCGCACTAGGGTCTGTAATTGATAGAACTGCTACCCCAGAAGAGTATTTGTTTTTACCACATGAGCTTATGTATGCTTTTCAAGAAGCTACTATACAAACACCTTCGGGAACACTACCACTCGTAAAAGAAACTAAAACCGTATTCTCACCGCAAATCAAACATCGCTATAGTACTAATTTCTTACTAAGTCCATTGTTTATACTTGGACTTCTAGCAGGGCTTATCATTTACAAAACCTACAAAGATCATAAGAATGAAAACCCACTAGGCTGGCTAGACACGAGTATTTTACTAATCACAGGGCTTATAGGAGTAGTAGTCTTTTTATTATGGTTTGGTACAGATCACAATGCCACTGCGTGGAATTACAATTTACTATGGGCCTTCCCATTTCATATACTAGCAGCATTTGCAGTAAAAAAAGCACAACCTCCACAATGGGTTTATCCTTATATGAAGTTGGCTGTAATTATGATGTCACTTCTATTCTTTCACTGGATTATAGGAGTCCAGCGATTTGCATTGTCTCTTTTACCGCTCCTTATAGCAGTTACGATACGCTATGTATTTATACTTAGAAGAATTAAACTTACGAGAACAAATGGTAATGAGGAGTAG
- a CDS encoding sugar transferase: MSLLPSIHFDVSERKVLLRIFDILSVLGALYLTELFLEFDYVKIRKENVTAIVVLVGYLSIFGTVFELYFLPKTVKFQTMLKNVILTVAVTVLFYLLTPFYTPILPENRLQIVYFFLAMIIGISLWRWLYVSLISAPRFYKKAIVVGDSFNIHKIIKNLEGADPNYKIAGYINTEPMSIADVISTEAKRFPIKDLQETISENGISEIIVASTYEDGVSLELYNQLITLLKIGFPIREYMQVYEDITQRVPVEYVDKDFYRYFPFSRSNQNKFYRFIHRVFDVLMSVFGIIFLVVILPIVFLGNLIGNRGPLFYTQIRIGRGGQTFKIIKLRTMIVNAEKDGAAWSSKNDTRITTFGKFLRKSRLDEIPQFINVFLGEMSVIGPRPERPVFVKELSQEIPFYETRHIIKPGLTGWAQVMGGYASSEEGSLEKLQYDLYYIKHRNLFMDLSIVLKTISTVINFRGQ, from the coding sequence ATGTCCCTCTTACCTAGTATCCATTTTGATGTCTCAGAGCGTAAAGTATTACTGCGCATATTTGATATCTTATCTGTCCTTGGAGCACTATATCTTACAGAACTATTCTTAGAATTTGATTATGTAAAAATCAGAAAGGAAAACGTAACGGCAATCGTCGTGCTTGTGGGGTATCTGTCTATTTTTGGGACGGTGTTTGAACTTTATTTTTTACCAAAGACGGTGAAGTTTCAAACCATGCTTAAGAATGTGATTCTTACCGTAGCAGTTACCGTATTATTCTACTTGTTAACTCCTTTTTACACACCCATTCTACCAGAAAACAGGCTTCAGATTGTTTACTTTTTTCTTGCAATGATTATTGGGATTTCTTTATGGAGGTGGTTGTACGTGTCTCTTATTTCAGCACCAAGATTTTACAAGAAAGCAATTGTAGTAGGAGATTCTTTTAATATTCATAAGATTATTAAGAACCTAGAAGGAGCAGATCCTAATTATAAAATTGCAGGTTATATAAATACTGAGCCCATGTCTATTGCAGATGTAATCTCAACAGAGGCAAAGCGATTTCCTATTAAAGATCTTCAAGAAACCATCTCAGAAAATGGTATCTCAGAGATTATAGTCGCTAGTACTTATGAGGACGGCGTTTCGCTTGAGCTTTACAACCAACTCATAACACTCTTGAAAATAGGATTTCCCATTCGGGAGTATATGCAGGTTTATGAGGATATCACGCAGCGTGTTCCTGTAGAATACGTAGATAAAGATTTTTACCGTTACTTTCCATTTAGTCGTAGCAATCAAAATAAATTTTATAGGTTTATTCATCGCGTTTTTGATGTGCTCATGTCTGTATTCGGGATTATATTCTTAGTTGTTATATTACCTATTGTCTTTTTAGGAAACTTAATAGGTAATCGTGGTCCGCTGTTTTATACACAAATACGAATAGGTAGAGGTGGTCAGACTTTTAAGATTATAAAGCTGCGCACAATGATTGTAAATGCTGAGAAAGATGGAGCAGCATGGTCTTCTAAAAATGATACGCGTATTACAACATTCGGTAAATTTTTAAGGAAGAGTAGACTAGATGAAATTCCGCAATTTATAAATGTCTTTCTAGGGGAAATGAGTGTGATAGGTCCTAGGCCAGAACGCCCAGTATTTGTAAAGGAACTCTCTCAAGAGATACCTTTTTATGAGACACGCCATATTATAAAGCCAGGACTTACAGGGTGGGCGCAAGTTATGGGTGGCTATGCCAGCTCCGAAGAAGGCTCGCTAGAAAAACTACAGTATGACTTATATTATATTAAGCACCGTAATCTATTTATGGATTTGAGTATAGTACTTAAAACGATAAGTACGGTCATCAACTTCAGAGGGCAGTAA
- a CDS encoding glycosyltransferase family 4 protein produces the protein MKLLIISDAPILSNSDKREAYAPYVKEMDIWMQHARDVSFVCPTKYGRKLLTQAFQRQDFKVQSLRRLEFHSALSAVISFLTIPYQAIVLWNSMRKADHIHLRCPGNLALLASMIQVTLPRKRKTVKYAGNWDPASKQPLAYKMQKWILSNTALTKNMQVLVYGEWKSQAKNIKSFFTASYYNNEKEPIIKRDFKHPLKAMYVGTMGVNKRPFETVALIKSLRSSGLDITLEMYGDGPAVEDIKWYRKENGLLDQIVIRGNQPGHVVKEAYKNADLLILLSKSEGWPKVVAEAMFWGVVPIVSSVSCVPWMIANGERGILVNNPEDIDIEYLRNQLTNKEALAQMSKDAAEWSRQYTMDTFAQEVKKLLQ, from the coding sequence ATGAAATTACTTATCATATCTGACGCACCTATCTTAAGTAATTCTGACAAAAGGGAAGCGTACGCACCTTATGTGAAGGAAATGGATATATGGATGCAACATGCCCGTGATGTTTCTTTTGTATGTCCTACTAAATATGGACGAAAACTTTTAACTCAAGCTTTTCAAAGACAAGATTTTAAAGTTCAATCATTACGAAGACTCGAGTTTCATTCTGCGTTATCGGCAGTAATCTCGTTTCTTACCATTCCATACCAAGCCATAGTGTTGTGGAATTCTATGCGCAAGGCAGATCATATTCATCTAAGATGTCCAGGTAATCTTGCTTTATTAGCTAGTATGATACAAGTAACGCTTCCGCGAAAGCGTAAAACGGTTAAGTATGCTGGGAATTGGGATCCTGCATCGAAGCAGCCACTAGCTTATAAAATGCAGAAGTGGATACTTTCTAATACCGCATTGACTAAGAATATGCAAGTGCTGGTTTACGGCGAATGGAAGAGCCAAGCTAAAAATATTAAATCCTTTTTTACGGCAAGTTATTACAATAATGAAAAGGAGCCCATCATAAAAAGAGATTTTAAGCACCCTCTGAAAGCCATGTATGTGGGTACTATGGGAGTAAATAAAAGACCTTTTGAAACTGTAGCTCTTATCAAATCTTTACGTAGCTCTGGATTAGATATTACGCTTGAGATGTATGGCGATGGACCAGCGGTAGAAGACATCAAGTGGTATCGAAAAGAAAATGGGCTTTTAGATCAAATCGTCATACGAGGAAACCAACCTGGACATGTAGTAAAAGAAGCCTACAAAAATGCAGATCTTCTTATATTACTATCCAAAAGTGAAGGTTGGCCTAAGGTTGTCGCAGAGGCAATGTTTTGGGGAGTAGTGCCTATTGTGTCGAGTGTATCATGCGTACCATGGATGATTGCAAATGGTGAGCGAGGAATACTCGTAAATAATCCAGAAGATATCGATATTGAATATTTAAGAAATCAGCTAACTAACAAAGAAGCTCTTGCACAAATGAGTAAAGATGCTGCGGAGTGGTCTAGACAATACACAATGGATACCTTTGCTCAAGAAGTCAAAAAGCTATTACAATGA
- a CDS encoding glycosyltransferase gives MAGIESYLCSTVRGGALEKMINKNVQCFILNKKNRLDYRALNLFFKYLKDTNIDIIHAHSTSIQLAILSKIKYPKIKILWHNHFGLSTEIRGVALSKIKIFSRFIDVSIAVNQKLLIWAEDNLYAKKNFFINNFSLLSTSSVSHLTTLKGENGKRILLLANLRPIKNHINLMKVFKESLLKYPGWTLHFVGKDFHDNYSKLIDDFIKTEKLEEIVFCYGSRSDISNILSQSTVGVLVSKSEGLPLSLLEYGNAALPVITTNVGQCAKIVGLNGFIIDDVNAEMFQVLQRVFTMKPKDLKDIGENFKRSLEVNYSEKAFMNEILPIYKGLIS, from the coding sequence ATGGCTGGAATAGAATCATATTTGTGTAGTACCGTGAGAGGTGGGGCTCTAGAGAAGATGATTAATAAAAATGTCCAATGTTTTATTTTAAATAAAAAAAATAGGTTAGATTATAGAGCTTTAAATTTATTTTTCAAATATCTAAAGGATACTAATATAGATATAATACACGCGCATTCTACTTCTATTCAGTTAGCAATTTTGTCAAAAATCAAATATCCTAAAATAAAAATTTTGTGGCATAATCATTTTGGATTAAGCACAGAGATAAGAGGTGTTGCACTCTCGAAAATAAAGATTTTTTCAAGATTTATAGATGTTAGTATTGCTGTAAATCAAAAGCTATTGATATGGGCCGAGGATAATTTATATGCAAAGAAAAATTTTTTTATAAATAATTTTTCTTTGCTCTCTACCTCTAGTGTTAGTCACTTAACTACGCTTAAAGGTGAAAATGGTAAGAGGATACTTTTATTAGCAAACCTTAGACCTATCAAAAATCATATAAACTTAATGAAAGTTTTCAAAGAAAGCTTGCTGAAATATCCAGGTTGGACTTTACATTTTGTAGGAAAAGATTTTCATGATAATTATTCAAAACTTATTGACGATTTTATAAAAACGGAAAAATTAGAAGAGATTGTTTTTTGTTATGGTTCAAGATCAGATATCTCAAACATTCTTAGTCAATCTACAGTTGGAGTATTGGTGTCAAAATCTGAGGGTTTACCATTATCACTATTAGAGTATGGTAATGCAGCACTTCCAGTCATAACCACTAATGTAGGACAATGCGCTAAGATTGTAGGTCTCAATGGTTTTATTATAGATGATGTAAATGCAGAAATGTTTCAGGTATTACAGCGAGTATTTACAATGAAACCAAAGGATTTAAAAGACATTGGAGAGAATTTTAAAAGAAGTCTGGAGGTTAATTATAGTGAGAAGGCATTTATGAATGAAATCTTACCAATTTATAAAGGATTGATATCTTAG
- a CDS encoding O-antigen ligase family protein, producing the protein MNISKQSTYLTFMMIHVIMGVLVYLVRSLALVYFAGSILYFLVQIFRTGNKNNEALMGAAYMVGAEVFFRMSQAIPVYEAGKYSVIAFMLIGLFLSGTSRKSGIYWLYIFLLLPSILVGAMNLNLGANVRNAIFFNLSGPVCLGLSALYCIDRKLTYQQLSNLTRWILLPIVGMSIYITLGTPDLRESLSGTGANYAATGGFGPNQVSTVLGLGMFLTLVQLVIYSKDKIFLFIHLALTGFLLYKGIITFSRGGVIAGLVCSAAFLVIYFAGSKGVARRRMMTYLILLGGVLVAASAYSSFQTNGLINKRYTNRDAAGRLKSDITTGRAELFETELSAFYDNPITGVGAGKSKELRAEETGIGAASHNEVGRLLSEHGVLGLIILAILIIYPLVYRSKNRRNYLFYAALGFWFMTINHSSMRIAAPAFIYALALLNVVHEKKKTPICRQRVIQ; encoded by the coding sequence GTGAATATATCCAAACAATCTACGTACTTGACTTTTATGATGATTCATGTCATCATGGGAGTATTGGTGTATCTCGTAAGGTCGCTTGCTCTAGTCTATTTTGCGGGTAGTATTCTCTATTTTTTAGTACAAATATTTAGAACTGGAAATAAGAATAACGAGGCTCTTATGGGAGCAGCCTATATGGTCGGTGCTGAGGTGTTTTTTAGAATGAGCCAAGCTATACCTGTGTATGAAGCAGGTAAATATTCGGTAATAGCTTTTATGTTAATAGGGCTATTCTTAAGTGGTACTAGTCGTAAGTCCGGAATTTACTGGTTGTATATTTTTTTATTACTTCCCAGTATATTGGTAGGTGCAATGAACCTTAATTTAGGCGCTAATGTTAGAAACGCAATCTTCTTTAATCTTAGTGGTCCAGTTTGTTTAGGGCTTTCAGCTTTGTATTGCATAGATAGAAAATTAACCTATCAACAACTTTCTAACTTGACTAGATGGATATTATTGCCTATTGTGGGGATGTCCATCTACATCACTTTAGGAACTCCAGACTTAAGAGAGTCGTTAAGTGGTACAGGAGCAAACTACGCCGCTACAGGTGGTTTTGGTCCTAATCAAGTTTCTACAGTGTTAGGACTTGGTATGTTTCTAACACTTGTCCAGCTTGTTATTTATAGTAAGGATAAAATATTTCTATTTATACATCTTGCATTAACAGGTTTCTTGCTTTATAAAGGGATAATAACCTTCTCAAGGGGAGGTGTTATTGCCGGACTTGTGTGCAGTGCTGCCTTCTTAGTAATATATTTTGCAGGTTCAAAGGGAGTTGCCCGTAGAAGAATGATGACTTACCTAATACTATTAGGAGGCGTTCTGGTGGCTGCTAGTGCTTATAGTTCTTTTCAGACCAACGGACTCATCAATAAACGCTATACCAATAGAGACGCTGCTGGACGACTCAAAAGCGATATAACTACTGGGAGAGCAGAATTATTTGAAACAGAATTAAGTGCATTTTATGATAACCCGATTACAGGAGTCGGTGCAGGTAAGTCAAAAGAACTAAGAGCAGAGGAAACAGGAATTGGCGCAGCCTCACATAATGAGGTGGGTAGATTGCTCTCAGAGCATGGTGTTTTAGGATTAATTATTCTAGCGATTCTTATTATTTACCCTTTAGTGTATCGCTCTAAAAATAGACGTAATTATTTGTTTTATGCGGCTCTAGGATTTTGGTTTATGACTATAAATCACTCATCAATGCGTATTGCAGCACCAGCTTTTATATATGCTCTTGCCCTTTTAAACGTTGTTCATGAAAAGAAAAAGACTCCTATATGTAGGCAACGCGTTATCCAATAA
- a CDS encoding serine O-acetyltransferase has protein sequence MKFSKDIKRYTDYSGKPALVMLLTQQGLWALLQYRFFNWIYTSRLPKVLKWPLLAIGVLKLKAIEILTGITIPYSATIGEGFYIGHHSGIIINAKAIIGKNCNISQGVTIGVSGRGDHRGIPVIGDHVYIGANSTIAGKIMVGDKAVIGANSLVVKNVVAGTTVVGVPAIKVSDNDSADYIL, from the coding sequence ATGAAGTTTTCAAAAGACATCAAAAGATATACTGACTATAGCGGGAAGCCGGCTTTAGTAATGTTGCTTACACAACAAGGGTTATGGGCATTGTTACAGTATCGTTTTTTCAATTGGATTTATACATCTAGACTGCCAAAAGTATTAAAATGGCCACTATTGGCTATAGGAGTTCTCAAATTAAAAGCCATAGAAATCTTAACAGGGATAACCATTCCATATAGCGCAACCATAGGAGAAGGATTTTACATAGGTCATCATTCTGGGATCATTATCAACGCAAAGGCTATCATAGGTAAGAATTGCAACATCTCTCAAGGAGTAACCATAGGTGTAAGTGGTCGCGGCGATCATCGTGGTATTCCAGTAATAGGTGATCACGTTTATATAGGTGCAAATTCAACCATAGCAGGGAAAATAATGGTAGGAGATAAAGCGGTGATAGGAGCAAATAGTCTTGTAGTTAAAAACGTTGTTGCGGGAACTACGGTAGTAGGTGTGCCGGCTATAAAAGTAAGTGATAACGATTCTGCTGATTATATTTTATGA